A genomic region of Fusobacterium russii ATCC 25533 contains the following coding sequences:
- a CDS encoding autotransporter serine protease fusolisin, whose amino-acid sequence MKKNINKGNLKEKILFASIICLLFVSCGGGGGGGGGGSTNLPIRPEHSMPNVPKKNMPDNGAVPNEKNKGNNPVLPNAPEANKGMPNNNLEPKNPNVIPPLGPHIPIQGSFSQLRKDMGDENFKAALLDARNKSTETIPTDTKKVDGSGVKVAVLDSNFTRNEAELKRKYPQLEIVKAGGNNSKHGEEVLLTLMENGAKFTPVVAGIGIPRTEGGISLPNKELYEKIIEKMKDQKIKVFNQSFAVINEFSNYDSAMGIKDFRVALSTKRGVIENLIRDGEELIQFYEKEVQDNSIFVWANGNTKKVGNSVINPNESFLNPGLPKFRTSLEKGWIAAVGVEEKNDNGVSNVHYRNHLAYPGEIAKWWAISANAKTIYTERIDNHIVTSTVHGSSYAAPRVARAAALVAEKFPWMTNEQIRQTLFTTTDETDVRSGEIVRRREDYEPDYKYGWGMLNTERALKGPGAFIHILSKYKKSQNSPNTFKANIPEGTASYFENDIYGYGGLIKSGKGTLHLTGNNSYSRGSTVSEGTLEIHKVHASPILVESKGELVLHSKALIGYNNRFSNFIDEKEINLADIASKNVDNYGTVKFIGNGTVINGKQFKGTAIIGGDYIAHPNSKTELDFNSEVVVLGKIQINGKVEVLSDKYVAGTLSKTLMTAKEVTGNIEDVSTEGMKKASAKVAGGDIVVELSRQNPVDYIGNAEESSKNVAQNVENVFADLDEKVKAGTASQEELVMAAAMQSMSTSTFTTATEKMSGEIYASAQALTFSQAQNINRDLSNRLAGLDNLKLSNGETQAWFSAIGSDGKLRRDGYASADTRVAGGQFGIDKKYNNTNLGVALAYSHAKADFNRYAGNSKSDMVGISLYGKKELANNFYTAGRIGISHVSTKVERELIDGLGNTVQGRVKHDDIMSSVYLEVGKSFKWLTPFVGYSQDYLRRGSFSESNAAWGIHADSKNYWNSNFLVGLRAEFALNKYKFQSYITQAINVGKRDLAYEGHFTGSTVKQRYQGVKQAKNTTWLGVGVFREITPNFGVYGNVDFRVEDGKRADSVFSAGLQYKF is encoded by the coding sequence ATGAAAAAAAATATTAATAAAGGAAACTTAAAAGAAAAGATACTGTTTGCTTCTATAATATGCTTACTATTTGTAAGTTGTGGCGGCGGCGGTGGTGGAGGCGGCGGCGGAAGCACAAATCTACCAATAAGACCGGAGCATTCAATGCCTAATGTACCTAAAAAGAATATGCCTGATAATGGAGCAGTACCAAATGAAAAAAATAAGGGTAATAACCCGGTATTGCCAAATGCTCCTGAAGCTAATAAGGGAATGCCAAATAATAATTTAGAACCTAAAAATCCAAATGTCATTCCTCCATTGGGACCACATATTCCAATACAAGGTTCTTTTTCTCAGCTTCGTAAAGATATGGGAGATGAAAATTTTAAAGCTGCTTTATTAGATGCTAGAAACAAATCAACTGAAACTATCCCAACAGATACTAAAAAGGTAGATGGTTCAGGAGTTAAAGTAGCAGTACTGGATTCAAATTTTACGAGAAATGAAGCAGAGCTAAAGAGAAAATATCCTCAATTAGAAATTGTTAAAGCTGGAGGAAATAATAGTAAACATGGAGAAGAAGTGCTTTTAACTTTAATGGAAAATGGAGCAAAATTTACTCCAGTTGTTGCTGGAATAGGTATTCCTAGAACTGAAGGAGGAATCTCTTTACCCAATAAGGAACTCTATGAAAAAATAATAGAAAAAATGAAGGATCAAAAAATAAAAGTATTTAATCAATCTTTTGCTGTTATAAATGAATTTAGTAATTATGATTCGGCTATGGGAATCAAAGATTTTAGAGTTGCTCTTTCAACAAAAAGAGGAGTTATAGAAAATCTTATTAGAGATGGAGAGGAATTAATACAATTCTATGAAAAAGAAGTACAGGACAATTCTATTTTTGTATGGGCAAATGGAAATACAAAAAAAGTTGGAAACTCAGTAATCAACCCAAACGAATCTTTTTTAAATCCAGGTTTACCAAAATTTAGAACTTCACTTGAAAAAGGTTGGATAGCAGCTGTTGGGGTGGAGGAGAAAAATGATAATGGAGTAAGTAATGTTCACTATAGAAATCATTTAGCCTATCCTGGTGAAATAGCAAAATGGTGGGCTATCTCTGCAAATGCTAAAACTATATACACAGAAAGAATAGACAATCATATAGTTACTTCAACAGTTCATGGCTCGTCATATGCAGCACCGAGAGTAGCAAGAGCAGCAGCTTTAGTTGCTGAGAAATTTCCTTGGATGACTAATGAACAAATACGTCAAACTTTATTTACTACGACTGATGAAACAGATGTAAGAAGTGGAGAAATTGTAAGAAGAAGAGAAGATTATGAGCCAGATTATAAATATGGTTGGGGAATGTTAAATACAGAGAGAGCTTTAAAAGGACCTGGAGCATTTATTCATATATTATCAAAATATAAAAAGTCACAAAATAGTCCTAATACATTTAAAGCAAATATTCCAGAAGGAACAGCATCATATTTTGAAAATGATATTTATGGTTATGGTGGCTTAATAAAATCAGGAAAAGGGACACTACATTTAACAGGGAATAACTCTTATTCAAGGGGAAGTACAGTTTCAGAAGGAACTCTTGAGATTCATAAAGTGCATGCAAGTCCTATTTTAGTTGAGTCTAAGGGAGAATTAGTGTTACATAGTAAAGCACTTATAGGTTATAATAATAGATTTTCAAATTTTATCGATGAAAAAGAAATAAATTTGGCAGACATAGCTTCAAAAAATGTAGATAACTATGGAACAGTAAAATTTATAGGAAATGGAACAGTTATAAATGGGAAACAATTTAAAGGAACAGCTATAATTGGTGGAGATTATATTGCACATCCAAACTCTAAAACAGAATTAGACTTTAATTCAGAAGTTGTTGTTCTAGGAAAAATTCAAATTAATGGGAAAGTAGAAGTGCTATCAGATAAATATGTGGCTGGAACTCTTAGTAAAACATTAATGACTGCAAAAGAAGTAACTGGAAATATTGAAGATGTATCAACTGAAGGAATGAAAAAAGCCAGTGCAAAAGTAGCTGGAGGTGATATAGTTGTAGAATTATCAAGACAAAATCCAGTTGACTATATAGGAAATGCAGAAGAATCATCAAAGAATGTAGCTCAAAATGTAGAAAATGTATTTGCGGATTTAGATGAAAAAGTAAAAGCAGGAACAGCAAGTCAAGAAGAGTTAGTTATGGCTGCTGCAATGCAAAGTATGTCAACAAGTACATTCACTACGGCGACAGAAAAAATGTCTGGAGAAATATATGCCTCAGCTCAGGCTCTAACTTTCTCACAAGCACAGAATATAAATAGAGATTTATCAAACAGATTGGCAGGATTAGATAACTTAAAACTTTCAAATGGCGAAACACAAGCTTGGTTTTCAGCAATAGGAAGTGATGGGAAATTAAGAAGAGATGGTTATGCTTCAGCAGATACTCGTGTAGCAGGTGGACAATTCGGTATTGACAAGAAATACAATAATACAAATCTAGGTGTAGCTTTGGCATATTCACATGCGAAAGCAGATTTCAATCGTTATGCAGGAAATTCAAAGAGCGATATGGTAGGAATATCATTGTATGGAAAGAAAGAATTAGCTAATAATTTCTATACAGCAGGTAGAATAGGAATATCACATGTATCAACAAAGGTTGAAAGAGAACTGATAGATGGTTTAGGAAATACAGTACAAGGAAGAGTAAAACATGATGATATAATGAGTTCTGTTTATTTAGAAGTTGGAAAAAGTTTTAAATGGCTGACACCATTTGTTGGTTATTCACAAGATTATTTAAGAAGAGGCAGTTTTTCAGAATCAAATGCAGCATGGGGAATACATGCAGATTCAAAGAACTATTGGAATTCAAATTTCCTAGTAGGGCTTAGAGCAGAATTTGCGCTAAATAAATATAAATTCCAATCATATATAACACAGGCGATAAATGTAGGAAAAAGAGATTTAGCATATGAAGGACATTTCACAGGAAGTACAGTAAAACAAAGATATCAAGGAGTAAAACAGGCAAAAAATACAACATGGTTAGGTGTGGGAGTATTTAGAGAAATTACGCCAAACTTTGGAGTTTATGGAAATGTTGACTTTAGAGTGGAAGATGGCAAGAGAGCAGATTCAGTGTTCTCAGCAGGTTTACAATATAAATTTTAA
- a CDS encoding nitrogenase iron protein NifH, giving the protein MLKIAFYGKGGIGKSTLASNVSAALASQGKKVLHIGCDPKADSTRFFLKKRQKTVLEILEEKGEIRRDEIVLQGKLDIFCIETGGPKAGIGCAGLGISTTMAELERIGILDENWDAIIYDVLGDVVCGGFAIPMRKHYVDKICVVTSADYMSLYAANNILNGIKNYQSEKNPLVGILIGNKIVSQVEEEIIKHFAEHTNIEIGALIKDSSSFKFSDFERKLILESGKFLDSKAEILELADRINLINNSKELFPLTDEKLEEFREEICRRMLI; this is encoded by the coding sequence ATGTTAAAAATAGCGTTTTATGGTAAAGGTGGAATAGGAAAGTCAACATTGGCATCAAATGTTTCAGCAGCATTAGCAAGTCAGGGGAAAAAAGTACTACATATAGGTTGCGATCCTAAAGCTGATTCTACAAGATTTTTTTTGAAAAAAAGACAGAAAACAGTTCTTGAAATATTGGAAGAAAAAGGTGAAATAAGAAGAGATGAAATTGTTTTACAAGGGAAACTTGATATTTTTTGTATAGAAACAGGTGGACCAAAAGCTGGAATCGGTTGTGCCGGTTTAGGAATCTCAACAACAATGGCAGAATTAGAAAGAATAGGTATCTTAGATGAAAATTGGGATGCTATAATTTATGATGTTTTGGGAGATGTTGTATGTGGAGGCTTTGCAATTCCCATGCGAAAACATTATGTAGATAAAATATGTGTAGTAACTTCGGCTGATTATATGTCTTTATACGCAGCTAATAATATTCTAAATGGAATAAAAAATTATCAAAGTGAAAAAAATCCTTTAGTAGGAATTTTGATAGGGAATAAAATTGTTTCTCAAGTTGAAGAAGAAATTATAAAACACTTTGCAGAACATACTAATATTGAAATAGGAGCTTTAATAAAAGACTCTTCATCTTTCAAATTTTCTGACTTTGAAAGAAAATTAATTTTAGAAAGTGGGAAATTTTTAGATAGTAAAGCAGAAATTTTAGAATTGGCAGATAGAATAAATCTTATTAATAACAGTAAGGAACTCTTTCCTTTAACAGATGAAAAACTAGAAGAGTTTAGGGAAGAGATATGCAGGAGAATGTTAATATGA
- a CDS encoding ABC transporter ATP-binding protein, with the protein MMLEIKNLYFQYKKEKMNLQDINLMLGEGEIFSILGANGAGKSTLFKLIMGILQPLRGEIRLKDKLLKEYSIKELARKIAYVKQYNENGYEYSVKDFLVMGRAPYIGLLENPKKKDWDIVYKVMEKIGIDQLVDKSINELSGGQNQLVFLGRALVQEPKIILLDEPTNHLDLGNQYKILKILKELAREGYTILMTTHLPEHVILLEGRIGIVTNNGELKCGTAEQLLTEKELEDIYDIPLKKVYVPELNRNVCAFEKI; encoded by the coding sequence ATGATGTTAGAAATTAAAAATCTATATTTTCAATATAAAAAAGAGAAAATGAATTTGCAAGATATCAATCTTATGCTAGGAGAAGGAGAGATATTTTCTATTTTAGGAGCAAATGGAGCAGGGAAATCAACGCTTTTTAAATTGATTATGGGAATTTTACAGCCCTTAAGAGGAGAAATAAGGTTAAAAGATAAATTATTAAAAGAATATAGTATAAAAGAGCTTGCAAGAAAAATAGCCTATGTAAAACAATATAATGAAAATGGTTATGAGTATTCTGTTAAAGATTTTTTAGTTATGGGAAGAGCACCTTATATAGGGCTTTTAGAAAATCCTAAGAAGAAAGATTGGGATATAGTTTATAAAGTTATGGAAAAAATAGGAATAGATCAGCTTGTGGATAAAAGTATAAATGAATTGAGTGGCGGACAAAATCAATTAGTGTTTTTAGGAAGAGCCCTGGTACAAGAGCCTAAGATTATTCTTCTGGACGAACCTACTAACCATTTAGATTTAGGGAATCAATATAAAATTTTAAAAATTTTAAAAGAATTGGCTAGGGAGGGTTATACAATTTTAATGACAACCCACCTGCCTGAGCATGTAATATTATTAGAAGGAAGAATAGGAATAGTAACAAATAATGGAGAATTGAAATGTGGCACAGCTGAACAGCTATTGACAGAAAAAGAATTGGAAGATATTTACGATATACCTTTAAAAAAGGTATATGTACCTGAACTCAATAGAAATGTTTGTGCCTTTGAAAAAATTTAA
- a CDS encoding FecCD family ABC transporter permease: MNNFKYRNKVIILVLIFIATSILSISIGRFYIAPMDIIKIILNKLFNITFSNFEYKKEAVIFVLRFPRIIAAILVGASLSLSGATYQGIFKNPLVAPDLLGVSSGATIGAAIAILLELSPSLIQILAFLGGIVAVSMTLSIPRLIKNDSMIILVLSGIIVSGFLASIMGIIKYVADPETQLAPITYWQLGSLAAVTYSDLKYSILPMALSIFFVYKLRWQINILSLGDNDARSLGLAVKKIRIFLIVLSTVLTASSVSMTGTIGWIGLIVPHFARLLVGADNQRLIPIVFLLGSIFLLIIDTLSRTITGSEIPLSILTGLLGAPFYFYLLLKQRLKLR, translated from the coding sequence ATGAATAATTTTAAATACAGAAATAAGGTTATAATATTAGTTTTAATATTTATAGCTACAAGTATTTTATCAATTTCTATTGGACGGTTCTATATAGCTCCAATGGATATTATAAAAATTATATTAAACAAGTTATTTAATATTACTTTTTCAAATTTTGAATACAAAAAAGAAGCAGTTATATTTGTTTTGAGATTTCCAAGAATAATAGCTGCCATTTTGGTTGGTGCTTCATTATCCTTATCTGGAGCTACATACCAAGGAATATTCAAAAATCCCTTGGTTGCACCAGACTTATTAGGAGTGTCCTCAGGAGCTACAATAGGAGCTGCAATAGCAATTCTATTGGAATTATCACCTTCATTAATACAAATTTTGGCTTTCTTAGGTGGAATAGTTGCAGTTTCAATGACTTTATCCATACCGAGATTAATAAAAAATGATTCAATGATAATATTGGTACTTTCAGGAATAATAGTTTCAGGTTTTTTAGCTTCAATAATGGGAATAATAAAGTATGTAGCAGATCCAGAAACACAACTTGCTCCAATAACATATTGGCAGTTGGGAAGTTTAGCAGCGGTAACTTATTCGGATTTGAAATACTCGATACTTCCTATGGCATTGTCTATTTTTTTTGTTTATAAATTGAGATGGCAAATAAATATTTTATCACTTGGTGATAATGATGCACGAAGTCTAGGCTTAGCAGTAAAAAAAATAAGAATTTTTTTAATAGTTCTTTCAACTGTGTTAACAGCCAGTTCTGTATCAATGACAGGAACAATAGGATGGATAGGTTTGATAGTTCCACATTTCGCAAGATTATTAGTTGGAGCAGATAACCAAAGGCTCATTCCAATAGTTTTTCTCTTAGGCTCTATTTTTTTATTAATAATTGATACTTTATCAAGAACAATAACAGGCTCAGAGATACCATTGAGTATTTTAACCGGTCTTTTAGGAGCTCCATTTTATTTTTATTTATTGTTAAAACAGAGGTTGAAATTGAGATGA
- a CDS encoding ABC transporter substrate-binding protein, with amino-acid sequence MKVLKQKLVKLFILGTVLSTFSYAKANIVIKDAAENQIEIKEDIKKIGITPIPWASVVYAIDGSSEKIVTMNPSSMKAYKGHFLEKLDLEFGKIDTKIVSQNFAINLEELIKLEPQLMLIWDKQKDEAEKLKALGIIPVMVKNKTIEELQQSMKVVGKILNKESRAEKFVDLYSKTYSEIKSYEEKIKEAKKPKVLYLKNSKLDLQGNDNFINETLKISGADNVMGKSVSMEEIVNINPDIILLSNFDPFTPDDLYNNAIKGQDWSQVKAVKEKRVYKTPIGIYRWDAPGVETPLMMQWLAKVMQPEVFKEIKFEENLKKYFKEYFNYDLTAEDRKQILNESLNKNSKKLNLE; translated from the coding sequence ATGAAAGTATTAAAGCAAAAATTAGTGAAATTATTTATATTAGGAACAGTTTTATCAACATTTTCCTATGCTAAAGCTAATATAGTTATTAAAGATGCAGCTGAAAATCAAATAGAAATAAAGGAAGATATAAAGAAAATAGGAATAACACCTATTCCATGGGCTTCGGTTGTTTATGCAATTGATGGAAGTTCAGAAAAAATTGTTACAATGAATCCCAGCTCAATGAAGGCATATAAGGGACATTTTTTAGAAAAATTAGATTTGGAATTTGGAAAAATTGATACTAAGATTGTAAGTCAAAATTTTGCTATAAATTTAGAAGAGCTAATAAAATTAGAACCTCAACTTATGTTAATATGGGATAAACAAAAAGATGAAGCTGAAAAATTGAAAGCTTTAGGTATAATCCCGGTTATGGTAAAAAATAAAACCATAGAAGAATTGCAACAAAGTATGAAAGTAGTTGGTAAAATTTTAAATAAAGAATCAAGAGCAGAAAAATTTGTAGATTTATATTCTAAGACTTACTCTGAGATAAAATCTTATGAAGAAAAAATAAAAGAAGCAAAAAAACCTAAAGTTTTATATTTAAAAAATTCAAAGTTAGATTTACAAGGAAATGATAATTTTATAAATGAAACTCTTAAAATTTCAGGGGCAGATAATGTAATGGGGAAATCTGTATCAATGGAAGAGATAGTAAATATAAATCCCGATATAATATTATTAAGTAATTTTGATCCTTTTACTCCAGATGATTTATATAATAATGCAATAAAAGGACAAGATTGGAGCCAAGTTAAGGCTGTAAAGGAAAAAAGAGTTTACAAAACTCCGATAGGAATTTATCGTTGGGACGCACCTGGTGTTGAGACACCATTAATGATGCAATGGTTAGCTAAGGTAATGCAACCGGAAGTATTTAAAGAAATAAAATTTGAAGAAAATTTAAAAAAATATTTTAAAGAATACTTTAATTATGATTTAACAGCTGAAGATAGAAAACAAATTTTAAATGAAAGTCTAAACAAAAACAGTAAAAAATTAAATTTGGAGTAG